A genomic stretch from Caballeronia sp. LZ062 includes:
- a CDS encoding dihydrolipoyl dehydrogenase: MKTIEVDVAVIGAGTAGMAAFRAAREAGAKAVLIEGGEFGTTCARVGCMPSKVLLAAANGLHDARSLAARGIEGTHELQTDSARVMDYVRRERDHFVRGVIEEVDAFPDDCILRGHARFAAPGRLRVGDETTVAAKSIVIATGAKAHLPDELHVFGDKLITSDDLFELRTLPKRIAVFGTGPLSLELGQALARLSVEVFMFGKGGSVAALSDPPVRDALTAALADEFYLDPDGDIEHMSLQDGRPTLRFKSRDGGTRTEAFDLVLAATGRAPNLKPLALEHAGIELNDKGVPRFDETTMQCGDSAIFIAGDCDGTRPWLQDAADEGKLAGENAARFPDVQPVKRKVPFSIVFCEPQVVIVGASYDSLDKQMTVTGTVSFETQGRSRVMRQNRGLMHIYADAKTGKLRGAQGCGPAMEHLGHLLAWAIQLDLTLDDMLKLPFYHPVVEEGLRTALRDASEKWYAERAAKLPNLASAAGC, from the coding sequence ATGAAGACAATCGAAGTGGATGTCGCCGTGATCGGCGCGGGCACGGCGGGCATGGCCGCGTTTCGCGCGGCACGCGAGGCGGGCGCGAAGGCCGTGCTCATCGAAGGCGGCGAATTCGGGACGACGTGCGCGCGCGTCGGCTGCATGCCGTCGAAGGTGTTGCTCGCCGCCGCTAACGGACTGCACGATGCCCGCTCGCTCGCGGCGCGCGGCATCGAAGGCACGCATGAGCTCCAGACCGACTCCGCGCGCGTCATGGACTACGTGCGCCGCGAGCGCGACCACTTCGTGCGCGGCGTCATCGAAGAAGTGGATGCGTTTCCCGACGATTGCATCCTTCGCGGACACGCGCGCTTCGCGGCGCCGGGGCGGCTCCGAGTCGGCGACGAGACGACCGTCGCAGCGAAGAGCATCGTCATTGCGACGGGCGCGAAGGCACACCTTCCCGACGAGTTGCACGTGTTCGGCGACAAGCTGATCACGAGCGACGATCTCTTCGAACTGCGCACGCTGCCGAAGCGCATTGCCGTATTCGGCACGGGGCCGCTCTCGCTGGAACTGGGACAGGCGCTCGCGAGACTGTCGGTCGAAGTCTTCATGTTCGGCAAAGGCGGCAGCGTCGCGGCGCTCTCGGACCCGCCCGTACGCGATGCGCTCACGGCGGCGCTCGCCGACGAGTTCTATCTCGACCCGGACGGCGACATCGAACACATGTCGCTGCAAGACGGCCGGCCGACCCTGCGCTTCAAGTCGCGAGACGGCGGCACGCGCACGGAAGCGTTCGACCTCGTGCTCGCCGCGACCGGCCGCGCGCCGAATCTCAAGCCGCTCGCGCTGGAACACGCGGGCATCGAGTTGAACGACAAGGGCGTGCCGCGCTTCGACGAAACGACGATGCAGTGCGGCGACAGCGCGATTTTCATCGCGGGCGACTGCGACGGCACGCGCCCGTGGCTTCAGGACGCCGCCGACGAAGGCAAGCTCGCCGGCGAGAACGCCGCGCGCTTCCCGGACGTGCAGCCGGTCAAGCGCAAGGTTCCGTTTTCGATCGTGTTCTGCGAGCCGCAGGTGGTGATCGTCGGCGCGTCGTACGATTCGCTCGACAAGCAAATGACGGTCACGGGGACGGTCTCGTTCGAGACACAGGGACGCAGCCGCGTGATGCGGCAAAATCGCGGCCTTATGCACATCTACGCCGACGCCAAAACCGGCAAGCTGCGCGGCGCCCAAGGCTGCGGCCCGGCGATGGAACACCTCGGCCATCTGCTCGCGTGGGCGATTCAGCTCGACCTGACGCTCGACGACATGCTGAAGCTGCCGTTCTATCACCCTGTCGTCGAAGAGGGCTTGCGCACGGCGCTGAGAGACGCCAGCGAGAAGTGGTACGCCGAGCGCGCCGCCAAGCTGCCGAATCTGGCGAGCGCGGCGGGCTGTTAG
- a CDS encoding SDR family oxidoreductase: MQKALAGQIALVTGGSSGIGAGVAKALADAGAHVAINYHSHGEPAEKLAAEITSAGGEAFAVGADVSDENAVDAMFDAVVKRYGTVDIVVANSGLQQDAKFVEMTLAQWRKVIETNLTGQFLTAQRAVREFLRRGPRPVSKALGKIICMSSVHEVIPWAGHVNYASSKGGIQMLMKSLAQEVAPQRIRVNSIAPGAIRTPINQDAWDSKEALDRLLTLVPYGRIGEVDDIGRAAVWLASDDSDYVVGTTLLVDGGMTLYPGFADNG, from the coding sequence ATGCAAAAAGCCCTCGCAGGCCAGATCGCGCTCGTGACCGGCGGCAGTTCCGGCATCGGCGCGGGTGTCGCGAAGGCGCTGGCGGACGCCGGCGCGCACGTCGCGATCAACTATCACTCACACGGCGAGCCGGCTGAAAAGCTGGCCGCCGAAATCACGTCGGCCGGCGGCGAGGCGTTCGCCGTCGGCGCGGACGTCTCCGACGAGAACGCCGTCGACGCCATGTTCGACGCCGTCGTGAAACGCTACGGCACGGTGGATATCGTCGTCGCGAATTCGGGGCTACAGCAGGACGCGAAGTTCGTCGAGATGACGCTCGCGCAGTGGCGCAAGGTCATCGAGACCAATCTCACCGGTCAATTCCTCACGGCGCAGCGCGCGGTACGCGAGTTCCTGCGGCGCGGACCGCGGCCGGTTTCGAAGGCACTGGGCAAGATCATCTGCATGAGTTCGGTGCATGAAGTGATTCCGTGGGCAGGACACGTGAACTACGCTTCCTCCAAAGGCGGCATTCAGATGCTGATGAAATCGCTCGCGCAGGAAGTCGCGCCGCAGCGCATTCGCGTCAATTCCATCGCGCCGGGCGCGATCCGCACGCCGATCAACCAGGACGCCTGGGATTCGAAGGAGGCGCTCGACCGGCTGCTGACGCTCGTGCCGTACGGACGGATCGGCGAAGTCGACGATATCGGGCGCGCGGCCGTCTGGCTCGCTTCCGATGACAGCGATTACGTCGTCGGCACGACGCTGCTCGTCGATGGCGGCATGACGCTGTATCCGGGTTTCGCCGACAACGGCTGA
- the glgA gene encoding glycogen synthase GlgA, producing MTVCVLHAAAEMFPLLKTGGLADVVGALPPAQSQLGADVRVLLPGFPAVLAGLTDIQPVASLGAAFGADDVRLERGVLQPHGVVVYVVRADQFYDRPGNPYLDASHKPYTDSDRRFALLGWSAARIATGADPAWRPHIVHAHDWHAGLAPAYLRAFERGGAPRVPSVMTVHNLAYQGVFPASQFGALQLPADFFAVEGVEFYGQTSFLKAGLYYADRITTVSPTYAREIQTQAQGAGLHGLLQTRTHDVSGILNGVDYTIWSPAVDDAIASRYTAAKPAGKSKCKTTLQERMGLARDEDALLFGVVSRLTEQKGIDLLLSAVPEIVQRGGQLVVLGTGDPALETGLKNAAAAHPGAVAVELGFDETLSHSIIAGSDVVMVPSRFEPCGLTQLYALAYGSLPLVHCVGGLADTVVDCSLENLADDTATGFVFDRFERAGIVAAIRRAFALKARRTEWKTVVKRAMSQNFGWETAAQRYAEVYRQLLGA from the coding sequence ATGACCGTATGCGTGCTGCATGCCGCAGCAGAGATGTTTCCGCTTCTGAAAACCGGCGGCCTCGCCGATGTCGTCGGCGCGTTGCCGCCGGCGCAATCGCAACTTGGCGCGGACGTGCGCGTCCTGCTGCCGGGCTTTCCCGCAGTGCTCGCAGGCCTGACCGATATTCAGCCGGTCGCCAGTCTTGGCGCGGCCTTCGGCGCCGACGACGTGCGGCTCGAACGCGGCGTGTTGCAGCCACACGGCGTCGTGGTCTACGTCGTGCGCGCCGATCAGTTCTACGACCGTCCGGGCAACCCGTATCTCGATGCGTCGCACAAGCCGTACACGGACAGCGACCGCCGCTTCGCGCTGCTCGGCTGGAGCGCCGCGCGCATCGCGACGGGCGCCGACCCCGCGTGGCGGCCGCATATCGTCCATGCGCACGACTGGCACGCCGGTCTCGCGCCCGCGTATCTGCGCGCGTTCGAGCGTGGCGGCGCGCCGCGCGTGCCGAGCGTGATGACGGTGCACAACCTCGCGTATCAGGGTGTGTTTCCGGCGTCGCAGTTCGGCGCGCTGCAATTGCCGGCCGATTTCTTCGCGGTGGAAGGCGTCGAGTTCTACGGTCAGACTTCGTTTCTGAAGGCCGGTCTGTACTACGCGGACCGCATCACGACCGTCAGCCCGACCTACGCCCGCGAGATTCAGACTCAGGCCCAGGGCGCGGGCCTGCACGGCCTGCTGCAAACGCGCACGCACGATGTCAGCGGCATCCTGAACGGAGTCGACTATACGATCTGGAGCCCCGCAGTCGACGACGCCATTGCCTCGCGCTACACGGCCGCGAAGCCTGCCGGCAAGAGCAAGTGCAAGACGACGCTACAAGAACGCATGGGCCTTGCCCGTGACGAGGACGCGCTGCTCTTCGGCGTCGTCAGCCGCCTCACGGAACAGAAAGGGATCGATTTGCTGCTGTCGGCCGTGCCGGAGATCGTCCAGCGCGGCGGGCAGCTCGTGGTGCTCGGCACCGGCGATCCGGCGCTGGAAACCGGTCTCAAGAACGCCGCAGCGGCGCATCCGGGTGCGGTGGCGGTCGAACTCGGTTTCGACGAGACACTGTCGCATTCGATCATCGCGGGCAGTGACGTCGTGATGGTGCCCTCGCGTTTCGAGCCGTGCGGGCTCACGCAGTTGTACGCGCTCGCCTACGGTTCGCTGCCGCTCGTGCATTGCGTGGGCGGCCTCGCGGACACGGTCGTCGATTGCTCGCTCGAAAATCTCGCCGACGACACCGCGACCGGCTTCGTCTTCGACCGCTTTGAGCGCGCGGGCATTGTCGCCGCGATTCGCCGGGCGTTTGCGCTCAAGGCGCGGCGCACCGAATGGAAGACGGTCGTGAAGCGCGCAATGAGCCAGAACTTCGGCTGGGAGACGGCGGCGCAACGCTACGCCGAGGTGTACCGGCAACTCCTCGGCGCGTGA
- the glgC gene encoding glucose-1-phosphate adenylyltransferase, protein METPSKNRTDLQKSTLAIVLAGGRGTRLGPLTDKRVKPAVHFGGKYRIIDFALSNCLNSGIRRIAVVTQYKAHSLLRHLQRGWGFLRGEFNEFIDIWPAQQRVDSSWYRGTADAVFQNLDIIRSIAPEFIIVLAGDHVYKMDYTRMVLDHVESGADCTVGCIEVPRMEATAFGVMHVDENRRVTAFLEKPADPPAMPGKPDIALASMGIYVFSAKYLYQLLEENIAASSTDHDFGKDIIPRVVTSGRAIAHPFGMSCVTSDNDPNAPAYWRDVGTVDAYWAANLDLASTIPQLDLYDRNWPIWTNQEQLPPGKFVRDLNGQQGAITNLLVCGGCVISGSQVSKSVFSSAVRVHSFCNINEAVLLPQVTVGPSCRLQRVVIDRGCTVPEGLVIGEDPDEDAARFFRTDSGVTLVTREALARLGSR, encoded by the coding sequence ATGGAGACGCCGTCAAAGAATCGCACCGACTTGCAGAAGTCCACCCTCGCAATCGTCCTCGCCGGCGGGCGCGGCACGCGTCTCGGGCCGCTCACGGACAAGCGGGTCAAACCCGCGGTCCACTTCGGCGGCAAATACCGCATCATCGACTTTGCGTTGTCCAATTGCCTCAACTCGGGTATCCGACGCATCGCGGTCGTCACGCAGTACAAAGCGCATTCGCTCTTGCGCCATCTTCAGCGCGGCTGGGGTTTCCTGCGCGGCGAGTTCAACGAGTTCATCGACATCTGGCCGGCGCAGCAGCGCGTGGATTCGAGCTGGTATCGCGGCACAGCCGATGCCGTGTTCCAGAACCTCGACATCATCCGTTCCATTGCGCCGGAGTTCATCATCGTGCTGGCGGGCGATCACGTCTACAAGATGGATTACACGCGCATGGTGCTCGACCATGTTGAGAGCGGCGCGGACTGCACGGTCGGCTGCATCGAAGTGCCGCGCATGGAGGCGACGGCCTTCGGCGTGATGCACGTGGACGAAAACCGCCGCGTCACCGCTTTTCTGGAGAAGCCCGCCGATCCGCCCGCGATGCCCGGCAAGCCCGACATCGCGCTCGCGAGCATGGGCATCTACGTCTTCAGCGCGAAGTATCTGTATCAGCTGCTCGAAGAGAACATCGCCGCGTCGAGCACGGATCACGATTTCGGCAAGGACATCATTCCGCGCGTCGTGACGAGCGGCCGGGCGATCGCGCATCCGTTCGGCATGTCCTGCGTCACGTCCGACAACGATCCGAACGCGCCCGCCTATTGGCGCGATGTCGGCACCGTCGACGCGTATTGGGCGGCGAACCTCGATCTGGCTTCCACCATTCCGCAACTCGACCTCTACGACCGCAATTGGCCGATCTGGACCAATCAGGAACAGTTGCCGCCCGGCAAGTTCGTGCGCGACCTGAACGGCCAGCAAGGCGCCATCACGAATCTGCTGGTGTGCGGCGGCTGCGTGATTTCGGGCTCGCAGGTTTCGAAGTCGGTGTTTTCGTCGGCGGTGCGCGTGCACTCGTTCTGTAACATCAATGAGGCAGTCTTGTTGCCTCAGGTGACGGTGGGGCCGAGTTGCCGATTGCAGCGCGTGGTGATCGACCGGGGTTGCACGGTGCCCGAAGGACTCGTGATCGGCGAAGACCCGGACGAAGACGCCGCGCGGTTCTTCCGCACGGACTCGGGCGTCACGCTCGTCACACGCGAGGCGCTCGCGCGGCTCGGGTCGCGTTGA
- the pdxY gene encoding pyridoxal kinase PdxY, with the protein MNNVLSIQSHVVFGHAGNSAAVFPMRRLGVNVWPLNTVQFSNHTQYGRWTGGVVDAEELQSVIEGIGAIGVLARCNAVLSGYLGATEQGRAVVEIVKLVKAVNPRALYFCDPVMGVEGGCTVAPGIEDFLVTTMPEVADAIMPNHNELQKLTGRTIENVEEAVDACREVIARGPRTVLVKHLLDRNSRADTFNMLAVTAKEAWFAQRPLYPFARQPVGVGDLTSAVFVARTLLGDSLRNALEHTLAAVNAVVKATYDAGRYELEIVASQDEIAKPTDRFPAIRVSGSAPANAR; encoded by the coding sequence ATGAACAATGTCCTGAGTATCCAGTCGCACGTCGTTTTCGGACACGCGGGCAATAGCGCGGCGGTCTTTCCCATGCGGCGGCTCGGCGTCAATGTCTGGCCGCTCAACACCGTGCAGTTCTCCAATCACACGCAGTACGGCCGCTGGACCGGCGGCGTCGTGGATGCCGAGGAGCTTCAGAGCGTGATCGAAGGCATCGGGGCGATCGGCGTATTGGCGCGCTGCAACGCGGTGCTCTCCGGTTATCTCGGCGCGACGGAGCAGGGCCGGGCGGTCGTCGAGATCGTCAAGCTGGTGAAGGCGGTCAACCCGCGCGCGCTCTATTTCTGCGATCCGGTGATGGGCGTCGAGGGCGGCTGCACGGTGGCGCCCGGCATCGAAGATTTTCTGGTGACGACGATGCCCGAAGTGGCCGATGCGATCATGCCGAATCACAACGAGCTGCAAAAGCTCACCGGCCGCACCATCGAGAACGTGGAGGAAGCCGTCGATGCCTGCCGCGAAGTCATCGCGCGTGGGCCGCGCACTGTGCTCGTCAAACATCTGCTCGATCGCAACAGCCGCGCCGATACGTTCAACATGCTTGCCGTCACCGCGAAGGAGGCGTGGTTCGCGCAACGGCCGCTGTATCCGTTTGCACGGCAGCCGGTCGGTGTCGGCGATCTGACGAGCGCGGTGTTCGTCGCGCGCACGCTGCTCGGCGATTCGCTCCGTAACGCGCTCGAACACACGCTCGCGGCGGTCAACGCCGTCGTGAAAGCGACCTACGACGCGGGCCGCTACGAACTGGAGATCGTGGCGTCGCAGGACGAGATCGCCAAGCCCACCGACCGCTTTCCCGCCATTCGCGTGAGCGGTAGCGCGCCCGCCAACGCGCGCTGA